One window from the genome of Halobellus ruber encodes:
- a CDS encoding DUF6276 family protein, translating into MTNPNRCPECDREPVRIAVPAAVREHTPDGAAVVGSCPRCLRTVALDGPTDADADGPLSGPAPPEAIPPGEGGAALLLAIGHLDSVALNRPAIGALVDHAERAGADVFLTLDRLAADESVDAFVDLGRRRRQLESMLDD; encoded by the coding sequence ATGACCAACCCCAATCGCTGCCCCGAGTGCGACCGCGAACCGGTCCGGATCGCCGTCCCCGCCGCAGTCAGGGAGCATACGCCCGACGGCGCGGCCGTCGTCGGGAGTTGCCCGCGCTGCCTTCGGACGGTCGCGCTCGACGGACCGACCGACGCCGACGCGGACGGCCCGCTCTCCGGCCCGGCGCCGCCGGAGGCGATCCCACCCGGCGAGGGCGGCGCGGCGCTGCTGCTCGCGATCGGACATCTCGACTCGGTGGCGCTGAACCGGCCGGCAATCGGGGCGCTCGTCGACCACGCCGAGCGGGCGGGCGCGGACGTATTTTTGACGCTGGATCGGCTCGCGGCCGACGAGTCGGTCGACGCCTTCGTGGACCTGGGGCGTCGGCGCCGGCAACTCGAATCGATGCTCGACGATTGA